One window of Pseudochaenichthys georgianus chromosome 18, fPseGeo1.2, whole genome shotgun sequence genomic DNA carries:
- the khnyn gene encoding protein KHNYN — protein MDCERSEGGGEAEVEDEFACAGMLRGSLASLHGTVERIFRVTFGIGADDLSMDNTGQIWLKLRGRSNDVKSAKLFVKGLVNQEEQQELSYPGALHCIFSGARGLFMDCLTKSTSAHIVVGSTGFLLISGLAEPVVRAYSLITDMVERYESTQSRRSETTDRGMGETLDSRRAFKSLVENWEDKHILDLLVLPALVKEILLELVIESGLGSNPTPDLTDGNAGARSLEDSGVRWDKPSSVTYTLPESPDRWVEGMTSASGKDSAASSFQLLSSGSRGLAESADERLLLSPQEVVGQSEAASISTEVKDVRGEDEEQEVLLSVGNKEFLLLLKFFTAMGYTEEIVKRVLARTGPKEASQILDVVQQEQNRCDREEGKKTQDGDESNQSERNRPCETEHREEEEMEVSGGDVLMSSSEFMEAGATGRDRPKEKEKGHEEDFVLGVVKKAAASCGYMEQKVTKLYNMLPDGSTHQLILELQREESKELAAFGKVPREMDDVVIEKEVPPSEDKAKEMELFMPAVKRKSDDKGWGEVPKSPEAEFIFYKHTNSPYHCLPEVKGPPMPTYPPSFHRPPTFNQCNIQHGRNNLWQNPSTSRQKHPTQEPVLNSKPHSFKPLKQAFQVPQNPIFPHYFPLIKAREKPGFMAASSVVVTGEQRFLEGLQMPFDLKLKDQPGDPNVRTIVIDGSNVAMSHGLGHFFSCRGIALAVQHFWDRGHRHISALLPQWRQKSDPKIKEQHYLTELQNLGLVSYTPSREVQGKRISSYDDRLMLQLAQKSDGVIVTNDNLRDLSDESMVWREIIKKRLLQYTFVGDHFMVPDDPLGRGGPHLDIFLRSDHRTPDPGNHSFAGVATAFPSSKAPRSQTELLNFRDRTPGGGSRGKARGHGKGWDSGHQGRHFEASERTPEETASLKEQLCQVFPGQDNMVALVLQSHPSETDMNALSDLMLAH, from the exons TTATTTGTGAAAGGGCTGGTGAACCAGGAGGAGCAGCAGGAGCTCTCGTACCCCGGAGCGCTGCACTGCATCTTCAGTGGAGCCAGAGGGCTGTTCATGGACTGCCTGACCAAAAGCACCTCGGCACATATAGTG GTTGGCTCTACCGGATTCCTGCTTATCTCCGGTCTTGCAGAACCGGTTGTTCGAGCCTACTCCCTCATTACAGACATGGTGGAGCGGTACGAAAGCACACAGTCCAGACGCTCAGAGACTACAGACAGAGGCATGGGCGAGACTCTGGATTCACGGCGGGCTTTCAAAAGCCTGGTGGAGAATTGGGAGGATAAACACATCCTGGATCTTCTGGTTCTCCCGGCGTTAGTGAAGGAAATCCTGCTGGAGTTGGTAATAGAATCGGGGCTTGGATCAAACCCTACTCCAGATCTTACAGATGGAAACGCTGGGGCTAGATCACTCGAGGATTCGGGGGTTAGATGGGACAAACCTTCGTCCGTTACGTACACACTCCCAGAGTCTCCTGATCGCTGGGTTGAAGGGATGACTTCAGCTTCTGGTAAAGACTCTGCCGCTTCCTCATTCCAGTTGTTGTCTTCAGGGTCCCGAGGATTGGCAGAGAGTGCTGACGAAAGACTTCTGCTTTCTCCACAAGAGGTTGTAGGACAAAGCGAAGCAGCATCAATAAGTACAGAGGTGAAAGACGTACGAGGGGAGGATGAAGAACAGGAAGTGCTGTTGTCAGTGGGAAACAAAGAGTTCTTGCTTCTTTTAAAGTTCTTCACAGCCATGGGGTACACAGAGGAGATCGTTAAGAGAGTCCTTGCCCGAACGGGACCTAAAGAGGCGTCGCAGATACTGGACGTTGTTCAACAGGAGCAGAATCGCTGTGACCGTGAGGAGGGGAAGAAAACTCAAGACGGCGATGAATCGAACCAAAGCGAGAGGAACCGACCTTGCGAGACAGagcacagagaagaagaagaaatggaAGTATCGGGAGGAGATGTGTTGATGAGTAGTTCCGAGTTCATGGAAGCTGGAGCAACGGGAAGAGATCGACCcaaggagaaagagaaagggcACGAGGAAGACTTTGTTCTGGGGGTGGTGAAGAAAGCGGCAGCCAGCTGTGGGTACATGGAGCAGAAAGTGACCAAACTCTACAACATGTTGCCGGATGGATCCACTCACCAGCTGATCCTGGAgctgcagagagaggagagCAAAGAGTTGGCTGCCTTTGGTAAAGTACCAAGAGAGATGGACGATGTGGTGATAGAGAAAGAAGTGCCACCATCTGAGGACAAAGCAAAGGAAATGGAGCTTTTTATGCCTGcagttaaaagaaaatctgatgATAAAGGATGGGGAGAAGTGCCGAAATCACCTGAAGCCGAGTTCATATTCTATAAACACACAAACTCGCCATATCACTGCCTTCCTGAAGTCAAAGGGCCACCCATGCCCACATATCCTCCATCTTTTCATCGTCCACCCACCTTTAACCAATGCAACATACAACATGGTCGAAACAACTTATGGCAGAATCCATCAACGTCGAGACAAAAGCATCCAACCCAAGAACCTGTCCTCAACTCAAAGCCCCATTCCTTCAAACCCTTAAAACAAGCTTTCCAAGTTCCTCAAAACCCCATCTTCCCCCATTATTTTCCTCTCATCAAAGCGAGGGAAAAGCCAGGCTTCATGGCCGCTTCCTCAGTCGTGGTGACGGGGGAGCAGCGTTTCCTGGAAGGCCTTCAGATGCCCTTCGATCTGAAGCTAAAAGACCAACCCGGTGACCCAAACGTGAGGACGATCGTCATCGACGGGAGCAATGTGGCGATGAG TCACGGGTTGGGTCACTTCTTCTCCTGTCGAGGGATCGCTCTGGCCGTCCAGCACTTTTGGGATCGAGGCCATCGTCACATCAGCGCCCTGCTGCCTCAGTGGAGACAGAAGAGCGACCCTAAAATCAAAG AGCAGCACTATCTGACCGAGCTGCAGAACCTCGGCCTGGTCTCCTACACCCCGTCCAGAGAGGTGCAGGGCAAGAGGATCAGCTCCTACGACGACAG ATTGATGCTGCAGCTCGCGCAAAAATCAGACGGAGTGATCGTCACTAACGACAACCTGAGAGACCTTTCAGACGAGTCCATGGTGTGGAGGGAAATCATCAAAAAGAG ACTTCTGCAGTACACGTTTGTGGGGGATCACTTCATGGTGCCGGACGACCCTCTGGGCAGAGGAGGGCCTCACCTGGACATCTTCCTGCGCTCAGATCAcag GACCCCAGACCCCGGAAACCACTCTTTTGCCGGTGTCGCCACAGCTTTCCCTTCTTCCAAAGCGCCGCGCTCCCAAACCGAGCTCCTGAACTTCCGCGACCGAACTCCAGGTGGAGGAAGCCGGGGGAAAGCCAGAGGACATGGAAAGGGGTGGGACTCGGGACACCAGGGGAGACATTTTGAGGCTTCAGAAAGGACCCCGGAGGAAACAGCCAGTTTGAAAGAACAGCTCTGTCAGGTTTTCCCCGGTCAAGACAACATGGTGGCGCTGGTTCTGCAGAGCCACCCTTCAGAGACGGACATGAACGCACTGTCTGATCTGATGTTGGCGCACTAG
- the LOC139435778 gene encoding L-selectin-like, translating to MQWSLFVLILMGQCSFSTCHLYEYHFIREGQSWEEAQSYCREHFTDLATVTAQSYCRAHHTDLVSGITQIRSEEFKSKVGPDWLWIGLFREIWSWSDGKNFSFRHWEDSFLYIHKDKVILINEKKTWDEALDYCRANHRDLVSITDRHQEQREYIAIS from the exons ATGCAGTGGAGTCTGTTTGTGCTGATTCTGATGG GTCAGTGTTCCTTCTCCACATGTCACCTCTATGAGTACCACTTCATTCGAGAAGGACAGTCCTGGGAGGAAGCCCAGAGTTATTGCAGAGAGCATTTCACTGACCTGGCCACAGTAACG GCTCAGAGCTACTGCAGAGCACATCACACTGACCTGGTCAGTGGAATCACACAGATCAGATCAGAAGAATTCAAGTCAAAAGTGGGCCCTGATTGGCTGTGGATCGGCCTGTTCAGAGAGATCTGGAGTTGGTCAGATGGGAAGAATTTCTCTTTCAGACACTGGGAGGACTCATTT TTATATATTCATAAAG ACAAAGTGATCCTGATCAATGAGAAGAAGACTTGGGATGAGGCCTTGGATTACTGCAGAGCGAACCACCGTGACCTGGTCTCCATCACTGACCGTCACCAGGAGCAacgggaatacattgcaatcagttga